One genomic window of Bacillus mycoides includes the following:
- a CDS encoding class I SAM-dependent methyltransferase gives MKRNTYIDFLAYYGIGSAHPGGFTLTKQLLAQLPLRHRANVLEIGCGTGKTAAYMAKEFSYQVTAVEKNEIMIQKAKDRWSYEGLNIQLIQGNVEQLPCLHDSFELVLGESILAFTNKEKVISECYRVLQKDGKLVVIEMITEKHIEKKEEEKIGQLYGMKEVLTENEWVHLFKAANFKRITIAGGGTIAETVAGHMEEPEWNVSPFIPEELYEAWVQHEQVLLMYQHILGHRIFICEK, from the coding sequence ATGAAAAGAAACACATACATCGATTTTCTAGCTTATTACGGAATAGGGAGTGCTCATCCTGGTGGTTTTACATTAACAAAACAATTATTAGCACAATTGCCACTTAGACATAGAGCGAATGTCCTTGAGATAGGTTGCGGCACGGGGAAAACGGCGGCTTATATGGCAAAAGAATTTAGCTATCAAGTAACGGCGGTTGAAAAGAATGAAATTATGATTCAAAAAGCGAAAGATAGATGGTCGTATGAAGGGTTAAATATTCAATTGATTCAAGGGAATGTAGAACAATTACCTTGTTTACATGATTCATTTGAACTAGTGCTTGGGGAATCTATACTAGCTTTTACAAATAAAGAAAAGGTTATTTCGGAATGTTATCGTGTATTACAAAAGGATGGAAAGCTTGTTGTCATTGAAATGATTACCGAAAAACATATTGAGAAGAAAGAGGAAGAAAAGATTGGACAGTTATACGGTATGAAAGAAGTATTAACTGAGAATGAGTGGGTTCATTTATTTAAAGCAGCAAATTTTAAAAGAATTACAATTGCGGGTGGCGGAACTATTGCAGAAACAGTTGCAGGACATATGGAAGAGCCAGAGTGGAATGTATCACCGTTTATTCCAGAAGAATTGTATGAAGCGTGGGTGCAACACGAACAAGTACTGCTTATGTATCAACATATTTTAGGACATCGCATTTTTATATGTGAAAAATAG
- the murQ gene encoding N-acetylmuramic acid 6-phosphate etherase: MIEHLTTECRNEKTMFLDEMKTLNLLEVMNEEDIKVAYCVQKELPQIAKAVEMIVAAMKQGGRLIYIGAGTSGRIGLLDAVECPPTFNTDSSKVIGLIAGGEGAFIKAVEGAEDSFTLSLKDLKEIQLTSKDVVVGIAASGRTPYVIAGLNYANQLGAGTVSISCNKESEIGKIATVAIEVVNGPEVLTGSTRLKAGTAQKLVCNMLSTASMVGIGKVYGNLMVDLQLTNEKLVERAKRIIMDATECSYKVAEEYLVKANNQPKIAIVMILTNVSYEEAVERLKAAEGFIRKAI; the protein is encoded by the coding sequence ATGATAGAACATTTAACAACGGAATGTCGCAATGAAAAGACTATGTTTTTAGATGAAATGAAAACGCTTAATTTACTGGAGGTGATGAATGAAGAAGACATAAAAGTTGCTTACTGTGTTCAAAAGGAACTTCCTCAAATTGCAAAGGCTGTAGAGATGATTGTTGCAGCAATGAAACAAGGAGGTAGATTAATCTATATAGGTGCTGGAACAAGTGGACGGATTGGATTGTTGGATGCTGTAGAATGTCCACCAACGTTTAACACTGATTCTAGTAAAGTAATAGGCCTAATCGCAGGTGGAGAAGGTGCATTTATTAAGGCGGTTGAAGGGGCAGAAGATAGTTTTACATTAAGCCTTAAAGATCTAAAGGAAATTCAATTAACTAGTAAGGATGTTGTAGTAGGTATTGCTGCAAGTGGGCGTACTCCTTATGTTATTGCAGGTTTAAATTATGCAAATCAACTTGGGGCAGGTACAGTTTCAATAAGTTGTAATAAAGAGTCAGAGATTGGAAAAATTGCCACAGTTGCTATTGAAGTTGTAAACGGACCAGAGGTACTGACGGGATCTACTCGCTTAAAAGCCGGAACGGCTCAAAAATTAGTATGTAACATGCTCTCGACAGCTTCTATGGTTGGAATTGGAAAAGTTTATGGGAACTTAATGGTAGATTTACAGTTAACAAATGAAAAGCTAGTTGAACGTGCAAAACGTATTATTATGGATGCCACTGAATGCAGTTACAAAGTGGCAGAAGAATACTTAGTAAAGGCAAATAATCAGCCTAAAATTGCTATTGTCATGATTTTGACAAATGTTTCTTATGAAGAAGCGGTAGAACGCTTAAAAGCAGCAGAAGGATTTATAAGAAAAGCGATTTAA
- a CDS encoding PTS sugar transporter subunit IIB — MKVLFVCSGGMSSAIIVNALKKEGGKQGIDLEVLAVGTQEFDLEVRNGWDVAMVAPQVKHRFDSFKNSADEAGVPCQVIPAQAYSPLGGPTLLKLVNELVK; from the coding sequence ATGAAGGTATTATTCGTATGTTCTGGTGGAATGTCAAGTGCAATTATTGTAAACGCTTTAAAAAAGGAAGGTGGAAAACAAGGGATAGATTTAGAGGTATTGGCAGTTGGTACTCAAGAATTTGATTTAGAAGTACGTAATGGTTGGGATGTTGCAATGGTAGCCCCACAAGTCAAACATCGCTTTGATAGTTTTAAAAACTCTGCAGATGAAGCAGGAGTACCATGTCAAGTAATCCCAGCTCAAGCGTATAGTCCTCTGGGTGGACCCACTCTATTAAAGTTAGTAAATGAACTAGTAAAGTAA
- the anmK gene encoding anhydro-N-acetylmuramic acid kinase AnmK, with protein sequence MYIVGLMSGTSLDGIDAALVRVNNSGVRTEIEMIEFLTYPFPKDVEGEIIQSLSVDTSNVQLICSLNFKLGKLFADATKEVCKKAKLSLEQLDLIGSHGQTLYHQPLQEQNWVPSTLQIGEPSVIAYETNTTVISNFRTMDMAAGGQGAPLVPYTEYILYRSETKGRLLQNIGGIGNVTVLPKQASLNDLYAFDTGPGNMIIDEVCRQLFSVEYDEGGNLAKQGKINEQLLSYCINHPYIMSPPPKTTGRELFGKQYVEILLNKFNSLSSHDIVATITMFTAKSIVENYCKFIFPQVKIDEVIIGGGGSYNKTLLNMIQSLLGESIQIYTQEELGYSSEAKEAVAFALLANETYHGNASNVPNATGAKDAVILGNVSFPPSNQWIKKRNPIE encoded by the coding sequence ATGTACATTGTTGGGTTAATGTCTGGAACATCATTAGATGGTATTGATGCTGCGCTTGTACGTGTGAATAATAGCGGCGTAAGGACGGAAATAGAAATGATTGAGTTTCTAACATATCCTTTCCCAAAAGATGTTGAAGGAGAAATTATACAGTCTTTGTCTGTAGATACATCTAACGTGCAACTAATTTGTAGTTTAAATTTTAAGCTCGGAAAATTATTTGCAGATGCTACAAAGGAAGTTTGCAAGAAAGCTAAACTATCTTTAGAACAGTTGGACCTTATAGGATCCCATGGACAAACTCTTTACCATCAGCCTTTACAAGAACAAAACTGGGTACCCTCAACGCTACAGATTGGTGAACCCTCGGTAATTGCTTATGAAACCAATACAACCGTAATATCTAACTTTCGTACTATGGACATGGCAGCAGGTGGACAAGGCGCTCCTCTGGTACCTTATACCGAATATATTCTTTATCGAAGTGAAACAAAGGGCAGATTGTTACAAAATATAGGAGGTATTGGGAATGTAACTGTTTTGCCTAAGCAAGCTTCACTAAATGATCTGTATGCCTTTGATACAGGTCCTGGGAATATGATTATCGATGAGGTATGTCGCCAATTGTTTAGCGTAGAATACGATGAAGGTGGTAATTTAGCGAAACAAGGAAAAATAAATGAACAGCTCTTATCATACTGTATAAACCATCCTTATATTATGAGCCCTCCCCCAAAAACAACAGGTAGAGAATTATTTGGGAAGCAGTATGTTGAAATACTATTAAATAAGTTTAATTCGCTTTCAAGCCACGATATAGTAGCGACTATAACAATGTTTACAGCAAAATCCATTGTAGAGAACTATTGCAAATTTATCTTTCCACAAGTTAAAATCGACGAAGTCATTATTGGAGGTGGTGGCAGCTATAATAAAACTTTACTCAACATGATTCAATCACTACTTGGGGAATCAATTCAAATTTACACCCAAGAAGAGTTAGGATACTCCTCGGAGGCTAAAGAAGCTGTAGCATTCGCTCTTCTGGCAAATGAAACCTACCATGGTAACGCAAGTAACGTTCCAAATGCTACAGGTGCAAAAGATGCTGTCATCCTAGGAAATGTATCCTTCCCTCCCTCGAATCAGTGGATTAAGAAAAGAAATCCTATAGAATAA
- a CDS encoding PTS sugar transporter subunit IIC, with amino-acid sequence MNKFIDFLENNLSTPMAKLSEQKHLRAIRDGVVSALPFIIFGSLFLIIAFPPVAADSAIGEWAAKHVADILIPYRLTMFIMTLYITFGIGYSLSQSYKLDPLSGGLLSVAAFLFTIGVKMIEGVGFVLPMSNLGGHGLFVGMIVSIFAVETLRLCKNKNITIKMPESVPASVARSFEALIPVTIVLVIMTLITVVLGIDLHSLVDKAVAPLIKAGDTLPGVLIPVFLITFFWAFGIHGVSVVGAVARPVWEVYLANNSAAVAAGEAIPHIAPETFFQWFIWIGGSGATLGLVIAMLLTAKSSYSKTMARATIVPSIFNINEPVIFGMPIVLNPILIIPFVITPLIGATLAYIATSIGLVNPTYVMVPWTLPAPIGAYLSTGGDWRAIILVLVNLAISVTIYLPFFKMYDKKLLEQENTSETTEDTNVAL; translated from the coding sequence ATGAATAAGTTTATTGATTTTTTAGAAAATAATCTTTCAACACCCATGGCTAAATTGTCTGAGCAAAAACATTTACGTGCAATACGTGACGGGGTAGTTTCCGCTCTACCATTCATCATCTTCGGGAGCTTATTTCTTATTATTGCGTTCCCACCTGTAGCAGCAGATTCCGCAATAGGTGAATGGGCAGCAAAACATGTCGCAGATATTTTAATACCCTATCGATTAACGATGTTTATTATGACCTTATATATTACTTTTGGAATAGGTTATAGTTTGTCTCAAAGTTATAAGTTAGATCCTCTATCAGGAGGATTACTATCGGTAGCTGCCTTCTTGTTTACAATAGGTGTAAAAATGATAGAGGGTGTAGGTTTTGTGTTGCCAATGTCAAATCTTGGCGGACATGGACTCTTTGTAGGGATGATTGTTTCCATATTTGCGGTTGAAACTTTACGTCTATGTAAGAACAAAAATATTACAATAAAAATGCCAGAGTCTGTTCCAGCTTCTGTAGCCCGTTCGTTTGAAGCGTTAATACCAGTTACAATCGTATTGGTTATCATGACATTAATTACAGTAGTCTTAGGTATTGATTTACATTCTCTTGTTGATAAAGCTGTTGCACCACTTATTAAAGCAGGAGATACATTACCGGGCGTATTAATTCCTGTCTTTTTAATAACATTCTTCTGGGCATTCGGTATTCATGGGGTATCAGTTGTAGGTGCTGTTGCTCGTCCAGTTTGGGAAGTTTACTTAGCTAATAATTCAGCAGCAGTTGCAGCTGGGGAGGCAATTCCGCACATAGCTCCTGAAACATTCTTCCAATGGTTTATTTGGATTGGTGGTTCTGGTGCAACATTAGGATTAGTAATTGCTATGTTATTAACAGCAAAATCTAGTTATAGTAAGACGATGGCGAGAGCGACAATTGTTCCAAGCATATTTAACATCAATGAACCTGTTATTTTTGGGATGCCAATTGTACTAAATCCAATCTTAATTATTCCGTTTGTTATAACACCATTAATTGGTGCGACACTTGCGTACATCGCGACGTCAATAGGATTAGTTAATCCAACGTATGTAATGGTTCCATGGACATTGCCAGCCCCAATAGGTGCCTATCTTTCAACAGGCGGTGATTGGAGAGCAATTATTCTTGTATTAGTCAATCTTGCAATCTCAGTTACTATTTATCTACCATTCTTTAAAATGTATGATAAAAAGCTTTTAGAACAAGAAAATACATCAGAAACAACAGAAGACACGAACGTGGCCTTATAA
- a CDS encoding 6-phospho-beta-glucosidase, with translation MEKQKGIKIATIGGGSSYTPELIEGFIKRYDELPVREIWLVDIEEGREKLEIVGALARRMVEKAGVPMEIHLTLDRRQALQSADFVTTQMRVGLLDARVKDERIPLQLGLIGQETNGAGGLFKALRTIPVLLEIAEEMQELCPNAWLINFTNPAGMVTEALLRYSKHKKVIGVCNVPFNMHMSISKMLGVEMGRVHIDFAGLNHMVFGTHVYVDDQEVTEKVLDMLGNPEIQMTMKNIAPLPWNPRFLKSLGVVPCPYHRYYYKTKNILEEELEAFKSGQTRAEIVKKLEEDLFDLYKDEKLDIKPPQLEKRGGAYYSDAACNVISSIYNDKKDIQVLNVQNKGSITEIDYDSAVEVSCIVTKNGPVPITMGKLPVQVQGLIQQIKSFERVGAEAAVTGSYDKALLALSINPLIPSDDLAEAVLQKLLKAHKEYLPLFFR, from the coding sequence ATGGAAAAGCAAAAAGGAATAAAAATTGCTACAATTGGTGGCGGATCCAGTTACACGCCAGAATTAATTGAAGGTTTCATTAAACGTTACGATGAGCTACCAGTTAGAGAAATTTGGTTAGTGGATATTGAGGAAGGAAGAGAAAAACTTGAAATTGTAGGGGCCTTAGCACGAAGAATGGTTGAAAAAGCAGGAGTTCCAATGGAAATTCATTTAACATTAGACCGTCGTCAAGCTTTACAGAGTGCTGATTTTGTGACAACGCAAATGAGAGTCGGTTTACTAGATGCTCGAGTTAAAGACGAACGTATTCCTTTACAACTGGGATTAATTGGACAAGAAACAAATGGTGCAGGTGGGCTATTTAAAGCATTACGAACAATCCCAGTGCTTCTAGAAATCGCAGAAGAAATGCAAGAACTTTGCCCAAATGCATGGTTAATTAATTTTACAAATCCTGCTGGAATGGTAACGGAGGCTCTTCTTCGTTACAGCAAGCATAAAAAGGTTATTGGTGTATGTAATGTGCCATTTAATATGCATATGTCTATTTCAAAAATGTTAGGTGTGGAGATGGGGAGAGTACATATTGATTTTGCTGGATTAAACCACATGGTGTTTGGGACACACGTGTACGTTGATGATCAGGAAGTGACAGAGAAAGTGCTTGATATGCTAGGAAATCCAGAAATCCAAATGACAATGAAGAATATTGCACCTCTTCCTTGGAATCCAAGATTTTTGAAGTCATTAGGTGTAGTACCATGCCCATATCATCGTTATTATTACAAAACAAAAAATATTTTAGAAGAAGAATTAGAAGCATTTAAATCAGGGCAAACCCGTGCTGAAATTGTCAAAAAACTAGAGGAAGATCTATTTGATTTATACAAAGATGAAAAACTTGACATTAAACCTCCTCAATTAGAAAAACGAGGTGGTGCGTATTATAGTGACGCAGCGTGTAATGTTATTTCTTCTATTTATAATGATAAAAAAGACATTCAAGTATTAAATGTCCAGAACAAAGGATCCATTACCGAAATCGATTATGATTCAGCTGTCGAAGTCAGTTGTATTGTAACAAAAAATGGACCAGTTCCTATAACAATGGGGAAATTACCAGTTCAAGTTCAAGGGTTAATTCAACAAATCAAATCATTTGAAAGAGTAGGCGCTGAGGCAGCTGTAACAGGTTCTTATGATAAGGCTTTATTAGCCTTATCAATTAACCCGCTTATTCCAAGCGATGATTTAGCAGAAGCTGTATTACAGAAACTATTAAAAGCGCATAAAGAGTATTTACCACTATTTTTTAGATGA
- a CDS encoding PTS lactose/cellobiose transporter subunit IIA produces the protein MSTEINNNEMEIFEIISHGGNARGLAYEALTAAEEFNFERAEELINQAGEELSLAHRTQTKLIQAELNGVQSEKTLLMIHAQDHLMTAISEQKLIEHMIRIIKKLAPQQ, from the coding sequence ATGTCAACAGAAATCAATAATAATGAAATGGAAATTTTTGAAATTATTTCTCACGGTGGAAATGCAAGAGGACTAGCTTATGAAGCATTAACAGCCGCAGAAGAATTTAACTTCGAAAGAGCGGAAGAACTTATCAACCAAGCTGGGGAAGAACTTAGCTTGGCTCATAGAACACAAACAAAGTTAATTCAAGCGGAATTGAATGGAGTTCAAAGTGAAAAAACATTGTTAATGATCCATGCTCAAGATCACTTAATGACAGCGATAAGTGAACAAAAGCTGATTGAACATATGATTCGCATTATAAAAAAACTAGCACCACAGCAATAA
- a CDS encoding peptide ABC transporter substrate-binding protein — translation MKRKKMTKLTAVVAPVLAMSMALTACSGSGDKDKASTTPKSGEKEGGKLAAKQVMNRTETNEIPTMDTSKNTDTLGSQILGNTMEGLYRLDKDNKPIPAAAESSTTSEDGKKYTFKLRKDAKWSNGDPVTAKDFVFAWQRLVDPKTAAEYAFIAYYLKNAEAINQGKAEVSTLGVKAVDDYTLEVELERPVPYFLNLMAFASYYPLNEKFVKEKGDKYGLESDTTVYNGPFVLTDWKHEQGWKLKKNDQYWDKKTVKLDEINYSVVKEGATRVNLYDTGAIDFALLSGEFVDKYRNNKEEFGAYSETSTFYLRLNQKRGGQDTPLKSKKLREAIALSVDKKGLTNVILNDGSKPVDYLVPKGLASGPDGKDFAETFKNGLNQDSKKAAAAWEEAKKELGKDQVTIELLNYDTGNAKKVGEYVKDQIEKNLKGVTVNIKLQPFKQKLKLESEQDYDFSYGGWNPDYADPMTYLDMFETKNSQNQMSYSNSKYDDIINKSKTEWMADAKKRWTELGKAEKLLLEEDVALVPLYQSGRSYVMKPNVKGIVKHNISPEYSFKWAYVEEK, via the coding sequence ATGAAGAGAAAAAAGATGACAAAATTAACAGCGGTTGTAGCACCAGTTCTAGCAATGAGTATGGCATTAACAGCTTGCTCGGGATCAGGGGATAAAGATAAGGCAAGCACAACGCCGAAAAGTGGTGAAAAAGAAGGCGGAAAATTAGCTGCAAAGCAAGTAATGAATCGTACAGAAACGAATGAAATTCCGACGATGGATACTTCGAAAAATACAGATACGTTAGGTTCTCAAATTTTAGGAAACACGATGGAAGGGTTATATCGTCTAGATAAAGATAATAAGCCAATTCCAGCTGCGGCAGAATCTAGTACGACAAGCGAGGATGGAAAAAAATATACATTCAAATTACGGAAAGATGCAAAATGGTCAAACGGTGATCCTGTAACAGCGAAAGATTTCGTATTTGCATGGCAACGTCTAGTAGATCCAAAAACAGCTGCTGAGTATGCATTTATTGCATATTATCTTAAAAATGCAGAGGCAATAAATCAAGGGAAAGCAGAAGTTTCTACATTAGGTGTAAAAGCGGTAGATGATTATACACTTGAAGTTGAACTAGAAAGACCAGTACCGTATTTCTTGAATTTAATGGCATTCGCGTCTTACTATCCATTAAATGAAAAATTCGTAAAAGAAAAAGGAGATAAATACGGTTTAGAGTCTGATACGACAGTTTATAATGGACCGTTTGTGCTTACCGATTGGAAACATGAGCAAGGATGGAAATTAAAGAAAAATGATCAGTATTGGGATAAAAAGACAGTGAAGCTGGATGAAATTAATTATAGTGTAGTAAAAGAAGGGGCTACTAGAGTAAATTTATATGATACAGGTGCAATTGATTTCGCACTTTTATCAGGTGAATTTGTTGATAAGTATAGAAACAATAAAGAGGAGTTTGGAGCATATTCAGAAACAAGTACGTTTTACTTACGTTTAAATCAAAAACGAGGTGGGCAAGATACACCGCTAAAGAGCAAAAAATTACGTGAAGCAATTGCATTATCGGTTGATAAGAAGGGTTTAACTAATGTAATTTTAAATGATGGTTCAAAACCAGTTGATTACTTAGTACCAAAAGGTTTAGCAAGTGGTCCAGACGGTAAAGATTTTGCAGAAACATTTAAGAATGGTTTAAACCAAGACTCGAAAAAGGCAGCAGCAGCTTGGGAAGAAGCGAAAAAAGAACTTGGAAAAGATCAAGTGACAATAGAGCTATTAAATTATGATACTGGTAATGCGAAAAAAGTTGGGGAGTATGTAAAAGATCAAATTGAAAAGAATTTAAAAGGTGTAACAGTAAATATTAAACTTCAGCCATTTAAGCAAAAACTAAAATTAGAATCAGAACAAGATTATGATTTCTCATATGGCGGCTGGAATCCAGATTATGCGGATCCGATGACGTACCTTGATATGTTTGAAACAAAGAATTCTCAGAACCAAATGAGCTACTCAAATTCAAAATATGATGACATTATTAATAAAAGTAAGACGGAATGGATGGCTGATGCAAAAAAACGTTGGACAGAGTTAGGGAAAGCAGAAAAATTGTTACTTGAAGAAGATGTAGCGCTCGTACCTTTATATCAAAGTGGTAGATCATATGTTATGAAACCAAATGTAAAGGGAATTGTGAAACATAATATTAGTCCGGAATATAGTTTCAAATGGGCGTATGTAGAAGAGAAATAA
- a CDS encoding DUF871 domain-containing protein produces the protein MRKLGISIYPEHSTIEKDKEYIVLAQKYGFKKIFTCLLSVEGDKEKIIKEFKEIIEFANQLGMEVMVDISPRVFGDLDISYADLSFFSDLGAYGIRLDMGFTGNEESIMTYNPYNLKIEINMSNATNYLDNIIAYKPNKENLVGSHNFYPHRYAGLSYDHFLKCCEKFKLHNIRTSAFISSHAATYGPWPVTEGLCTLEMHRELPIVTQAKHLFATEVIDDVIIANAYASEVELEALGKLNRELCTFNIELYDTITELEKKIVLEEPHFYRGDVSEYLIRSTQSRVKYKREEFEPTYTPDIRRGDILIENKLYGQYKGELQIALKEMQNSGKTNVVGRIVEEEIFLLDYLNPWEKFQFLIK, from the coding sequence ATGAGAAAATTAGGTATTTCTATTTACCCGGAACATTCAACTATAGAAAAGGATAAAGAGTATATTGTACTGGCGCAAAAATATGGGTTCAAAAAAATCTTTACTTGCCTACTTTCGGTAGAAGGTGATAAAGAAAAAATTATTAAGGAATTTAAAGAAATAATTGAATTTGCAAATCAATTAGGCATGGAAGTAATGGTCGATATTTCTCCTCGAGTATTTGGGGATTTAGATATATCCTATGCTGATTTATCATTCTTTTCTGATTTAGGAGCGTATGGAATTCGTCTGGATATGGGGTTTACAGGGAATGAAGAGTCTATCATGACATATAATCCCTATAATTTAAAAATCGAAATTAATATGAGTAATGCAACGAATTATTTAGATAATATTATTGCTTATAAGCCTAATAAAGAGAACTTAGTAGGTTCACATAACTTCTATCCTCATCGTTATGCAGGATTAAGTTATGATCATTTTCTAAAGTGTTGTGAAAAATTTAAACTTCATAATATTCGAACGTCCGCATTCATCAGTTCGCACGCAGCAACTTATGGGCCTTGGCCAGTAACGGAAGGTTTATGTACACTTGAAATGCATCGTGAATTACCAATAGTAACGCAAGCGAAACACTTATTTGCAACAGAAGTAATTGATGATGTGATTATTGCTAACGCATATGCATCAGAGGTTGAATTAGAAGCGCTCGGTAAATTAAACCGTGAGCTATGTACGTTTAATATAGAACTATATGATACGATTACAGAGTTAGAAAAAAAGATTGTGCTAGAAGAACCTCACTTCTATCGTGGAGACGTTTCAGAATATCTTATTCGCTCGACTCAATCACGTGTAAAATATAAACGAGAAGAATTTGAACCAACATATACCCCTGATATTAGAAGGGGAGATATTTTAATTGAAAATAAGCTATACGGACAATATAAAGGTGAACTGCAAATTGCATTGAAAGAAATGCAGAATTCAGGTAAAACAAATGTAGTTGGCAGGATAGTTGAGGAAGAAATTTTTCTCCTTGATTACCTAAATCCTTGGGAGAAATTCCAATTTTTAATTAAGTGA
- a CDS encoding peptide ABC transporter substrate-binding protein gives MKRKKMKKLTAVVVPVLAMSVALTACSGSGGEKKTTTTSNSGEEKKSDIKYAAKQVLNRTENQEIPTMDTSKSTDTLGAQILGNTMEGLYRLDKDNKPIPAAAESSTKSEDGKKYTFKLRKDAKWSNGDPVTAKDFVFGWQRLLDKNTAAEYAFIAYYIKNAEAINKGEKPATELGAKAVDDYTLEVELEKPVPYFLNLLAFPSYYPLNEKFVKEKGDKFGLEADTTVYNGPFVMSSWKHEQGWQLKKNDKYWDNKTVKLEEINYSVVKEVATKVNLYDTGSIDFTLLSGEFVDKYKSNKDEYGEYAESSTFFLRLNQKRNGQDTPLKSKKLREAIALSVDKKGLANVILNNGSKATDQLVPKGLATGPDGKDYQDTFKNGLKQDTKKAAAAWEEAKKELGKDQVTIELLSYDDGTAKKIADYVKDQIEKNLKGVTINTKIQPFKQKLKLESAQDYEISYAGWSPDYADPMTFIDMFDSKSPYNQMSYSNPKYDEMVQKAGNELLSDPKKRWETLGKAEKLFLEEDAGLVPLYQTGRSYVMKPNVKGIVKHNISPEYSFKWAYVTEGGGKK, from the coding sequence ATGAAGAGAAAAAAGATGAAAAAGTTAACAGCAGTTGTAGTACCAGTTTTAGCGATGAGTGTTGCATTGACAGCATGCTCTGGATCAGGTGGAGAAAAGAAAACGACTACTACATCTAATAGTGGGGAAGAAAAAAAATCTGATATTAAATATGCAGCGAAGCAAGTATTAAATCGTACGGAAAACCAAGAAATTCCGACGATGGACACTTCTAAATCTACTGATACATTAGGGGCACAAATTTTAGGGAACACAATGGAAGGATTATATCGTCTTGATAAAGATAATAAGCCTATTCCTGCTGCCGCAGAATCAAGTACGAAAAGCGAAGATGGTAAAAAATATACATTTAAACTACGTAAAGATGCGAAATGGTCAAATGGAGATCCTGTAACAGCGAAAGATTTCGTGTTTGGATGGCAACGCTTACTTGATAAAAACACAGCTGCAGAATATGCGTTTATTGCTTATTATATAAAAAATGCCGAGGCAATTAATAAAGGTGAAAAACCTGCAACGGAATTAGGTGCAAAAGCGGTAGATGATTATACACTTGAAGTAGAATTAGAAAAACCAGTACCATATTTCTTAAATTTATTAGCATTCCCGTCATACTATCCATTAAATGAAAAGTTTGTAAAAGAAAAAGGAGATAAGTTTGGTTTAGAAGCAGATACAACGGTGTATAACGGACCATTCGTTATGTCTTCATGGAAACATGAACAAGGATGGCAGTTGAAGAAAAATGATAAATATTGGGATAATAAGACTGTGAAATTAGAAGAAATTAATTATAGTGTAGTAAAAGAAGTTGCTACGAAAGTAAATTTATATGATACAGGATCAATTGATTTCACACTACTATCAGGAGAGTTTGTAGATAAATATAAATCGAATAAAGATGAGTACGGTGAGTATGCAGAATCAAGTACATTCTTCTTGCGTTTAAATCAAAAGCGTAACGGACAGGATACACCATTAAAGAGCAAAAAACTGCGTGAAGCAATTGCGTTATCAGTTGATAAAAAGGGCTTAGCAAACGTTATTTTAAATAATGGATCAAAAGCAACAGATCAATTGGTTCCAAAAGGGCTTGCGACAGGGCCGGACGGTAAAGATTACCAAGATACGTTTAAAAATGGTCTGAAACAAGATACGAAAAAAGCAGCAGCTGCATGGGAAGAAGCGAAAAAGGAACTTGGAAAAGATCAAGTTACAATTGAATTACTAAGCTATGATGATGGAACTGCGAAAAAGATTGCTGATTATGTTAAAGATCAAATTGAGAAAAATTTAAAAGGTGTAACGATTAATACGAAAATTCAGCCGTTCAAACAAAAATTAAAATTAGAGTCAGCGCAAGATTATGAAATCTCTTATGCAGGCTGGAGCCCAGATTATGCGGATCCAATGACATTTATTGATATGTTTGACTCGAAGAGCCCGTATAACCAAATGAGTTATTCGAATCCAAAATACGATGAAATGGTGCAAAAAGCAGGTAATGAATTATTATCTGATCCGAAGAAGCGCTGGGAAACGTTAGGAAAAGCAGAGAAATTATTCCTTGAAGAAGATGCAGGATTAGTTCCTTTATATCAAACAGGAAGATCATATGTAATGAAACCGAATGTAAAAGGAATTGTGAAACACAACATCAGTCCAGAATATAGCTTTAAGTGGGCGTATGTAACTGAGGGTGGCGGAAAGAAATAA